A part of Streptococcus porcinus genomic DNA contains:
- a CDS encoding SprT family protein, which translates to MNLTKYVQEVSLADFDKPFRHQAIWNSRLRSTGGRFFPRDGHLDFNPHLYQEFGEPVFRQIVRHELCHYHLYFAKKGYRHQDKDFKELLRKVDGLRFAPKSQQKLTHKFYQCQNCRQMYQRKRRINTKIYFCGRCRGRLLEINQSKG; encoded by the coding sequence ATGAATCTCACTAAGTATGTGCAAGAGGTTTCATTAGCAGATTTTGACAAACCATTTCGACATCAAGCGATATGGAATAGTCGCTTACGATCGACGGGAGGACGTTTTTTTCCGCGTGATGGTCATCTTGATTTTAATCCTCATCTTTATCAAGAGTTCGGTGAACCTGTCTTTCGTCAGATCGTCCGTCATGAGCTTTGTCACTATCATCTTTATTTTGCGAAAAAAGGATACCGACATCAAGATAAGGATTTCAAGGAACTCTTAAGAAAAGTTGATGGCTTAAGGTTTGCACCCAAGAGCCAGCAAAAATTAACTCACAAGTTTTATCAATGTCAGAATTGTCGGCAGATGTATCAACGTAAACGACGAATCAATACTAAAATCTATTTTTGTGGTCGCTGTCGAGGCCGACTACTTGAAATAAATCAGTCAAAAGGCTGA
- a CDS encoding PspC domain-containing protein, with the protein MESKFYKQRKNRLIAGVVAGLADKYGWDLAVARVLAALLMYFSGFGLVLYILLAIFLPYKEDLIGRNGANGPRKRKNADPANDDDDGWFW; encoded by the coding sequence ATGGAAAGCAAATTCTATAAACAAAGGAAAAATAGGTTAATTGCAGGTGTTGTGGCAGGATTGGCTGACAAATATGGTTGGGATTTGGCAGTTGCCCGTGTCTTAGCAGCTCTCTTAATGTATTTTTCGGGCTTTGGACTAGTCCTTTATATTTTACTAGCTATCTTCCTTCCTTACAAAGAAGATTTAATTGGTAGGAACGGAGCTAATGGTCCGCGTAAACGTAAAAATGCTGATCCAGCCAATGATGACGATGATGGTTGGTTCTGGTAA